aatatttttatctttcaaCATTTACCTGATCCTGGCGGGAGACTGGTAGGCCGTTTCTGTGGTCACTATCTCCTTGCTAAGGTAGGTTAATAGCCTACTGGGGAGTCGGTGGGAGGCGCATCTGACTCTTGCAGGAGGAATGCAATAAGACTACATTTCCCACGAGGCCTTGCGCTGCTCACTACCCCGCTCTTGATCCAGTCGGGTCCGAACACCCACGGGTCAGAAGGGAAAAGAATGTCTGCTTCTGGTTCAGAGATGAGAACGTGATATTGCCTAGTCCCGCAGCTCTGGTCTCTAAGACGGAGACTTCCGGCCCTTAATGGAGCTGCCATTCCCTCCCCGAGAGGGGGATCAGGGAGGAGATGCGAAACTGCAACACTTCCGAACCTTTCGCTACAGTTCTGCAGCGTTTTCACTCTGGCCATCTAGTTTCTGCCCGGACTCCCTAGTGGCTGGGAGATTGAAAATCACGATGGGAGCCCAACCTATTACCAGTCATGTAGTGTAAGGCTCCTAGAGCCGACCACACGTCTACACTTTCGGAGGCCTACGCCGGGAcctccccctcacccctcccccgCTTCCCTACTGTGTCCCGCCTCCGTGCCTTTGCAATTTGCAGTTTCCCTCCCCAGCAGGCTTAAGGCCTTTTCTGTGTGCTTCAGACTTGACTCCAAGATCCTCACCTCTAAGAGGCTGGAGGGACCCATTACCTCCCTCCCTGCAAGTTCTAGAGCTAGTCTCAGGAACATGTCCTCCAAGTCGTTCTTTCCTAAATGTTTGCCTGCTTTTCTCTATAAGGGTAGCGTCTGGCACTGTAGCTCCCGGTGTCCACGGAGACACCATGAGGAGACACACACGGGTGCAGAAGGGACTGGCGCCTGCCCTACATAGTCCTCACTGGGACTCATAGCCTAGGCCTGAGCTTGGGAACTGTCAGCTGGGGTGAAGATGGCCTGTGACCAGACAGGTGGGTAGCCTCGGGCTAGGCACTTTTGTGTTAACCACCAGCCAATTGCGGTGCTTGTGCTCTACACAGTCACAAGGTAGGAGGCTATAGACCCTGTTTGTGCGGGGCTTGGTAGCATTTGTTTCCCTTGGTGCTTGCCTGCAGCTAATTTCAAGCCCTGCATTAAGAACAGCCACAGACGGGCGCCCCCTAGTGTTATCCTTTGAGAAAAGTTGGGTCTTCACAGCTTTGAACTTAGTGTTAGAGCTCCTGTAGGCCTAAGTCTGGATTCCTGAGCCCTCAGTGGCATTGTATGCAACAGGCCACCTTAGGTACTGAGATTTCTCAATCCTCCAATGCAGCCTGTGCtccagcccttggtcctgggtcTGAGAGCCTTGCGACTAAAGTCTCTATAAAGCTGTTATAAATCAGGGTGCCAGTGTGTCTGGCCGGGTCTTCCTGTGACGAGAAGACCCATGGGATCTGCAGCCCTACAGACTGGGGAAGGTTCTTGTCCTATCTGCATCTGACCCCCTGGGCAGCCCTGTGCTGGGCCTGCAGTGTGAACCTTTACATGGGGGACTCTCTCCACTGGCAGCACAGAAGTCAACGCAGATGTTGCAGAAGCCCAACCGGTGTGCAGTCCCTACCCATGTGATAGGATTATTAGTActctagagacagggtttctctgtgtagccttggctgtcctggaactcactccgtagaccaggctggcctcgaactcagaaatctgcctgcctctgccttccaagtgctgggataaaaggcgtgcgccaccactgcccagctattgggCAGTATTTCTATTGAAATACTCCAGTTTGAAGTTATCCTGGGGGTGGGAGCATCTGTGTTCCTGTATGTGATAGTCAAACAGATGAAGCCACAAGAGGAGACATGGGAGgttcaggaaaacaaaatgtattaTGCTAATGGATATAGACACAGTAGCTCACACAGATCCATGACTGAAAGAAAACCTTGTGAAGTTACCCGTATTAGTCAGGAGGCACAGGAGCCAGGGGGATTGTCTTTCTGaggaaaaggaaggcaggcaAAGTAGATTTTGGGATTGGAAGAGTGCTGGCATCCCTTAAGTCTATGGTACCCAGGGCTTCGGGACCTGTGGCAAGGAAGGCTTGGTATAGCCATGTTTTGTTTTCACCGCTGCAGCTGGACTTATATGGGCACAGTGGTTCTTCCATAAATGTCTTTATGAAGAAAACATGGGGTGTAGGACAGTGACTGCCTAAGGGAGGTATTTGGTTCCACTCATCCTAGAGATATTGGGAAGGATTTGCTGCATCTTGTACACTGTGTCCACAGCATAAAATACTTTGGGAGCGCTGGCCTATGCACTGTGCAAGAAGTGCAAGTACAATGACATGGTAAAGAGGTTTAAGAAAGTTACTGGGGTTCCCCTGCAGCAAGAGACTCAGGCGAGATAAGGTCAGGTCAAAGTGTTTGGGGAAGCTTTTCAAGGACATCTGAGACACATAGAGGAAAGAAAATCTCAGGGTTCCAGGGACAGAAAGGCACACAGGTGGGGGACAGTATGGCTGGCATGTGTGAGGTGAGGCGACAAGGAGTGGAAGAGGCAAGAGCAGGCCAGGTCTGGAGCAAACACGAGACAACAGACAAGGAGTATAGTTTGCCCAGTTATAGACCAGTACTTTGAAATCACTTTCACACACTGCGCTCAAAGACAAATGACAACATTCTTATACATATTTGAGGATAACTAGAGTAATTGCCTGGGCCAAAGTGTCCTGTATCCTGGCATGCTTGTTTCTTGGAGAGGTGATTCACTGACAACATACTGTGTCATGGAATGTGATCTGGGTAGCAGAAAGAGATGGGGCAGGAAGGAAGTGGGTGGGGATGGAATGAAGGCAGGAGGAGGTGAGAAAGGAGCCCTGGTAGGAATCCAGTGGGAGGTAAGGTGAGTTCCGAGGAGGTGACGCTGGAGGAGGGGATAGATCAGAGAGGAGCCCGAGCTGCATccacaggctggagcctgggaGACGTGGAAGGCAGATGGACCCTGTGGATTAAAGCAGGGAACAGGAGAGGGACAGCACGGAGAGGCAGCCTCACACGCCTGTCTTGGAGTTAGGCGAAAAGTATTCTGGTGGGGAAAGCAGGTAGGAAGGCACAGAGTGGGCCATTCTAGGCTGACCAGCAACAGAACCGGGGAGAACAGCAGCGTGTGAGAACCCGAAGCTTAGTCCTTGCTGCCGGGAGGAACTTGGGCCATCTGAGCCCGGAAAGACACCTGGCTCTGGTTCCCAGAAGCAATCCAGATCATCAGTTCACTAGGATCTTCTCTCTGGTGTCAGCCTGAGTGGGATATGGAAGGCAGTCGGAAGCTTCTAGAAGCTTCACCAATTGCTCTGAATCTGTGTTCATTGCCCTGGGACCTCAAATGTAGAGGTGTTCCCAGACAGCCCCACTCTGCCCTTGGACACTGGGTAGCACAATTACTGGGCTTGCTCAGATGTCAAGCATCTCCGGGAGGCTGTGCTGTACTCTGAGGGGAGCTTCCAGTCACGGCGACATGGATCTTTACGTGCACCATGAGAGCCGAGCTTCGGCTAAAAGCTTTCCCACAGTCAGTGCATTTATAAGGCTTTTCCCCCGTGTGAGTTCGCTGGTGTTCAATGAGGGAGGAGCTTTGTGCGAAGGCCTTCGGGCAGTCCTTACATTGATAAGGCTTCTCTCCGGAGTGGACTCTCAGGTGCCGGACCAGAGCTGAACAGTCACTGAAGGCTCTCCCACACACATCGCACTTGTAGGGCTTCTCCCCAGTGTGGATGCGCTGGTGCTGTGTCAGGTGGGTGCTCTGGCTGAAGGCTTTGCCACACGTATCACACTCATAGGGCCGCTCGCCTGTGTGTACTCGCTGATGCTGGGTGAGGTGGGTGCTGCGGCTGAAGGTTTTCCCACATTCCTCACATTTATAAGGCTTCTCCCCAGTGTGAATCCTCTGGTGCTGTGTCAGGTGGGCCACGCGACTGAAGGCTTTACCGCACTCTTTACACGCATGGGGCTTTGCTCCTGTGTGAACGACCTGGTGCTGGACAAGGTGGGTGCTCCGACTGAATATCTTCCCACACTCAATACAGGCATAGGGTGTCTTCTGGGAGTGGCTCTTCTTGCGGGTCCCCAGGGCTGACGTGTTCTGGAATGTTTTCACACATTCACCATCCTTGGAGGACTTCTTCTCTGAGTGTGTATCTGGAGACACTGTCCCATTATCAAGTAAGGAGCCAAACTTCTCCTCTGAAGAAGCCTTGTCTTGGGAAGGGAGGTTGGGCCACATGCTGGAACTCTTTCCTGAGGCATCAGACTCAT
This portion of the Apodemus sylvaticus chromosome 1, mApoSyl1.1, whole genome shotgun sequence genome encodes:
- the Zscan22 gene encoding zinc finger and SCAN domain-containing protein 22 — its product is MAIPKSPLSPVLWEQDSFLQVKVKEEEEASESQSQESSPSFTAHPEAARLRFRHFRYEEASSPHQALAQLRELCCQWLRPESSSKEQMLELLVLEQFLGALPPEIQAWVGAQCPKSGKEAAVLVEDMTQLLDRRGWEPGVDREEASCKQSNTDELEPPEMATETIMGSVSPKSTLAHTCKPESSSESQPELLGALWMKSAAQETDFRKALGPHVDAPKDQPGHESDASGKSSSMWPNLPSQDKASSEEKFGSLLDNGTVSPDTHSEKKSSKDGECVKTFQNTSALGTRKKSHSQKTPYACIECGKIFSRSTHLVQHQVVHTGAKPHACKECGKAFSRVAHLTQHQRIHTGEKPYKCEECGKTFSRSTHLTQHQRVHTGERPYECDTCGKAFSQSTHLTQHQRIHTGEKPYKCDVCGRAFSDCSALVRHLRVHSGEKPYQCKDCPKAFAQSSSLIEHQRTHTGEKPYKCTDCGKAFSRSSALMVHVKIHVAVTGSSPQSTAQPPGDA